The stretch of DNA ATTCTTGAtgtgtaaaatattaataaaaacatacaatATTCTCAAAGAACTCAAATGAAAACAAACGGACCTCAATACAAAAGGTATCCTTGGGTGTATTGCTTggttttcttgtaaaattttctagtctctcttctgttattataatctgtaatttgttgtatttttctattcaacatttctctttttccttctacatattttctttgcatctcttctgagttcttcatatgcccttCCATTCAATAGGGAAtacctttgtagacatttctgtctagctatatttttgttatttattacttgttggcaatcttggtcaaaccattcctcgtttcttttgcttgaggtttcacctaatgtttcctttgccagatttgtaattgtcgtttggatgacattccattcttcttcaacgttgttttgttctcctctttcatttgtcgatgggacatttggatcaaaatttggtatcaaatttttaccgtcgagctgatacaaattttattaagcaTTGATTTCGCTCGCGTAACTGAATGGTTCACtcaacacaaaaaatgcttataaacttttttgtttaaaattatctcagctacattttttatttgaaacattttttttatgttgtacagattcttgataaattgatttttttgcgtttttaccccttGTGGgcaagcccgggggtaaaagtgttaaacttttttgcatcttttttggggttccaaaattaatattctttacaaaattcagcttgttcatatgatttttagaggtcaactctctgacgactggactattatcatgtatttaATATTAAAGCCTTTACTAAATATGTTTAAAGTAGTTGTTTTCCAAGTATATATACATTGTACATTTATTTATTGGAACATACTGTTAACATTTTGAATGCAGTTGCAGAAAAAACAATACTGTATTgaatagaataataataaatttaatatgacGATGTGCTGAGTTTACAGTTCCTAGGAGGAATAAAAAAAGGAGTACCCACAAAAAATCACATGGTGGAGAAGAGTTAGAAGAGTTAGGGGGACAAATGATAAAACAAATTATACATTAATGTTACAACACATCTACATGCACAAATTACTGTCATTACTCAAAACAATagtacatatttttaattttatgtatttaGTGTATATATCTAAATGCTTCACTTGTTCTTTTGGATTCTTAACCTGTTTTTAACAGTATGGAAAGTTTAGTATGACATGCTCTGAAATGATAAGTGCTGTAACTTTCAAAATGAAAATGTTTAGGTTTTGATTAATTCTAACATATTAGCTACTATTTTTGTCAACGAAACAATAGAATAACAACCACCTCTTTTTGTTTAAGTGTTACTGAGACAATTACaatttacacacttcaaaaatatgCACTTGAAATGAATACTGAATTTAGTGGGTTATTTTCTATAAAAGTGAGATGGCTGGGACTTATGACACATAGAGAGAAAGAATGGAAGCCAGAAACTGAAAGACAGAAAGGTATACAACAAAATTTGACAGTACACAAGAAGAATGTGGAATGATTCACCACAATAAATGAGTCAAAGAATTTTAAGTAAGATAGACAAACATTCCATCAGAAATGAAATGTCTTGATGATGATAATTTTCTATATAAAAATGCTGTTTTTGTGGTTGAATGATTTTTTTGTTCTCTAGTTCATGTTTTGGATTGTTCTAAATTGAGAAAACACCATGTTGTAAAGAAAGTACATGATTCTACAAAGATTCAGTGTTATTATAACGTTTGGTGACAATTAGTAGGTATTAGTGTATTATTTAGAGAAATTTGAATGTAAATAAAAGTTTGCAAGCATTTCTTATTTTACCTGGTTTTGAAACTGATATTGTGTCCATAAAAGCAATTGCTGTGATGTCACATGCCTTCTGCATCAAAGCTATTTCTGCAGGACTCTTAAACAACCTCAATTTTTGTAGAAGTGGTTTAGGATTTTCCCACTGTTTATTACTCGTATCTTGCATGAAATTTTTTATAGAAGAATGAATATTTTTCTGTACTGGTGTTAAAAAATCATACCTAAAAAGCACCAAACTATTAAAAAGGGCATTCAAACAgaggaaaataaaatttaattttgttttttattgtagcACACTGCTTTGTTGTTGTGAAACATAAAAGCAAATACTATATGTACTCCTCACATACTAAATAAATATCtatggttaggttaggttaggcgCAGCGTGAGGATATTTTGATAGAATCACTTTTGGAAAGATATAAGACAAAAAATTCCTACCATACTTAATTAATAGctaaaataaacttactttacAGTCAaccaaaataaacataaatttcaTCCACAAAAAAAGATTGCATGAATAAGAGTTGAAATGGATTAAAAAGATGAAACATACTTATACAGATAACTGTGAAAGCTATCAAGCTTCTCACTAGCAACCCCACCAATTTACTATGACAGTCATAGTAACCAATTGGATAGATCATGCTCTTATTTAATTAGATTACTTTCTATTTTACATGAAACAAACAGCTTACCATAAATTTAGCTGTTTCTGAGATTTCTGGtaagaatatatatacttttcAAACTCATTAATGGGTAGACTTTCACTGACACCAAAAAAATTAGTAGCATCTTCTGGATGTGTTCTAGGCCCATCCCAGAGTTCTGCATGATCATCTTTGTCCCTGGTAAATAGTACTGTGGAAAACTTTCCTCTTTCATCAATAGTTATTACTAAACAACAGTCAGGTTCCAAGCAGCCAGTCAAATAGAGGAATTCTGTATTTTGGCGGAAAACATATGGTATTTTATCAGACATGTACTGTTTTGAAGCAGCTGGTATAATCACCTACAATGCAATTTTACAGTTGTTGACACAAAATAAATTTACCCAATAATTTACCATATGATTCTTTGTTTTTAAACTATTATTTAATGAAAACTTTGTTAGGGAATCTATAAACTTAGATCTTCTAGTTTGGTACTCATATTTGGTGATCATTGGAGTTACTTCTCCTTCATTCATAATATGTGGATGGGTATCATATGTTGGTTGTCCCAGTACTTTTTTGGTACATTTATTAACATCTTTACCTAATCTTGTAGCCTGGTTGCAGAAGCTTCTAAGACctgaaatataaattaataataaaagaaaatatagatCAAATATAGACTTACCGTTTTTTAAGGACAACGATGATAATGAAAGCAATACACACATAGTTTAATTTAATATCACAGCacagttttagaaaaaaatgttatgtttatgattttttatacattttaggttaggttagatatTTGCGACATTTTCCATTTCCATCACAGATTGAGGTAGACAACACAAACCGCATTACAgtcataaaacataaaatatatttgttttttatgtttaaaatgttattataaaaaaaaattcgattGTGTACCATTTGGTAAACgtacaaaaaaaaagataaaagctTTTCACAAGGTGGGATtttaaattatgtaaatattCACTCAGTTTTGAAACAACACATTAGCACCAATAATGAGTATTCTTTAAAATGGGGTACATCTCTCTAGTTTATACAGTTGTGTCTAAAAGAATATAGGAGGATGGAAATACTAACGAATCAAAACATTTCCATGCTGGGACCGAAAGGGAATTCATTCAGGAGGAAGAAATGCCATACGGACAATAATCTGAACATCTAAAAAATTAAGGGACCAAGTTTTAAAGTTGGAACCTGTTACTTTTTATAGATCTGGCCTATGTAGTCAGGAGCAATCCTTACACTCTCCATAAGAAATTTATTGGTTTTATGTAGAGCTCAGGACTTTTTGGAGTTTAATGAAAATACAAGGTTTTGTACTATAAACGTCTCCCGATCTAGTACCAAAGACAAGCAGTGTCTTGTCTTAGGTAACGCGAAGGTTTTCCCGATGGTATCTATTCGTGTGCCAAATAATAGAAGATGAGATCATAAAGTAATTCATGAAATGAAACAAAATATGAGAGAAAAGAAAGACGGAGAACAGACTTTGACAAATTTGGAGAACAGCGAAATTAATATATCTCTGTTACCGCATTATTGAGTACCGTGATTTTCTCTAATAAACTACAAGCCCATAGGAGATCATTTGACCCAACattaatcacatataaatcaatactacaatatgtaataacaacttaaTAAACTATATGCcgccaattcttatcggtactcaAAGCATCGGGGTTCAAATTAAGGGTTGCGCCTTTGATTTCTCACCCCTGTCCCACCCCAAAATGTACGGCATTGCAAAAAAAGTAATCTACATACCGATCCGAAACTTTGTCTATGAATTCCGTAGCTACTGTATCAAATTATCGAAAATGGGGAAAAAATTTTTCGAAAATCAAAGATTGTCCTTTCTACTGGTACCAATAATTTTGTACTGCATTAGGGATCATATTTATAAGGATAGGTCAATGATTTTGCCAACTAACGCCACCAAATTCATTTTAATAGTCTGCGAAACATATTGGCTCCTGAAATTATCTAGACTTTTCGATAAATTCTCGCAGGTTCAgtatttgttttgtatttttacttTTACAAAACCTTATTCAAGCTTACTCAGTACTCATCTACTTATTATTTTAGTCGATCACTTGAAAAACCAGGTGTTTAATGATAACGTGAAACTAAATATTGGGTGTAAACAATAACCACTTAAAGATACTTCCTAAATCATTAGGAAAAACAGATTAATTAGAATAGATTAGGTACCTGCGTAATGATCTACT from Diabrotica undecimpunctata isolate CICGRU chromosome 4, icDiaUnde3, whole genome shotgun sequence encodes:
- the LOC140440206 gene encoding xaa-Pro aminopeptidase 3 codes for the protein MCVLLSLSSLSLKNGLRSFCNQATRLGKDVNKCTKKVLGQPTYDTHPHIMNEGEVTPMITKYEYQTRRSKFIDSLTKFSLNNSLKTKNHMVIIPAASKQYMSDKIPYVFRQNTEFLYLTGCLEPDCCLVITIDERGKFSTVLFTRDKDDHAELWDGPRTHPEDATNFFGVSESLPINEFEKYIYSYQKSQKQLNLWYDFLTPVQKNIHSSIKNFMQDTSNKQWENPKPLLQKLRLFKSPAEIALMQKACDITAIAFMDTISVSKPGIGENQLFAKFDYECRSRGADYLAYPPVVAGGNRATTIHYINNNQIVDPGEMVLMDGGCEYHGYSSDVTRTWPISGKFSKEQRQIYEVVYDVNNELITMCNKFPSLDALFESMCYLLGKRLQEVGLLGAQPSDSFLMKAAYQLCPHHVSHYLGMDIHDTPTVTRNVQIEPGMIITIEPGIYVNENNKLLPKKYRGIGIRIEDDILITENGPVVLSRKCPKHIDEIERLASENQ